A single region of the Musa acuminata AAA Group cultivar baxijiao chromosome BXJ1-11, Cavendish_Baxijiao_AAA, whole genome shotgun sequence genome encodes:
- the LOC103971349 gene encoding uncharacterized protein LOC103971349 has protein sequence MEECTTNPADRMPNKHSLDITLEELVRTREEIKRARESAVESWIDSMPSIDELESSRSVLSRTRNRVTMYTTAIASLCSLLNSTGRSIRHKQAEESNSKMAAAEMRQEAHRRREDMESLKVEMEEMGASRNKVKMKLQIKSQLLKALQLKLRAIDMEMEAVNESVDATLHQAKHLRADHKMIALSHEEYNVMCRRMEEEAAAASSQIVWWDGKRRAAADRKANALQRLQALQREREISGGMSKEAHLEADKKTKTKASPLQGKLKETEGYYQQLRTRARRQSSEKEVRKKQSILQKTRRFIMRKLKWFFN, from the coding sequence ATGGAAGAATGCACTACCAATCCTGCAGATAGAATGCCGAACAAGCATTCACTGGATATCACATTGGAGGAATTGGTACGGACGAGAGAGGAGATCAAGAGAGCTCGGGAAAGTGCGGTGGAATCCTGGATAGACTCCATGCCCTCCATTGATGAGCTCGAAAGTTCTAGATCTGTCCTCTCAAGAACCAGAAACAGAGTTACCATGTACACCACAGCCATTGCATCGCTCTGCTCCCTGCTCAACTCCACTGGCAGAAGCATCAGACATAAACAAGCAGAGGAGAGCAACTCTAAGATGGCAGCTGCAGAGATGCGTCAAGAAGCCCACAGGAGACGTGAGGATATGGAGAGCCTGAAGGTGGAGATGGAAGAGATGGGTGCATCTAGGAACAAGGTAAAGATGAAGCTTCAAATCAAAAGCCAGTTGCTGAAAGCCTTGCAACTTAAGTTGAGAGCGATTGACATGGAGATGGAAGCAGTAAATGAATCAGTGGATGCCACTCTGCATCAAGCAAAACATCTGAGAGCGGATCACAAGATGATAGCTCTCTCACATGAAGAATACAATGTGATGTGCAggagaatggaggaagaggctgcAGCAGCAAGTTCTCAGATTGTATGGTGGGATGGCAAGCGTCGTGCAGCAGCAGATAGAAAGGCTAATGCATTGCAACGACTGCAGGCTCTTCAAAGAGAGAGGGAAATATCAGGAGGCATGTCGAAAGAAGCACACTTAGAAGCAGATAAGAAAACCAAAACCAAAGCTTCTCCACTGCAAGGGAAGCTGAAAGAGACTGAAGGATACTACCAGCAACTGAGAACGAGAGCAAGAAGGCAAAGCAGTGAGAAGGAGGTGAGGAAGAAGCAATCGATTCTTCAAAAAACTCGAAGATTCATCATGCGGAAGCTAAAGTGGTTCTTCAACTGA